One genomic window of Pseudomonas sp. LFM046 includes the following:
- a CDS encoding DUF2065 family protein: protein MWQELGIAFCLMLVLEGILPFLYPRRWRTAVLGLAEFKDRHLRLMGLSSMLLGTGLLYLLH, encoded by the coding sequence ATGTGGCAGGAACTCGGCATTGCGTTTTGTCTGATGCTGGTGCTGGAAGGCATCCTGCCCTTCCTCTATCCGCGCCGTTGGCGCACCGCGGTACTTGGGTTGGCGGAGTTCAAGGACCGCCATCTCCGCCTGATGGGCCTGTCCAGCATGTTGCTGGGGACTGGCCTCCTGTATCTGCTTCACTGA
- the hflK gene encoding FtsH protease activity modulator HflK — MAWNEPGGNSNNQDPWGGRRGGDRKGPPDLDEAFRKLQDSLNGLFGSGKKRGGGDEDGGRSGGFGLLGIGIALLAVVWLYSAVYVVDEQEQAVVLRFGKYYETVGPGLNIYFPPFDRKFQENVTRERAYSKQGQMLTEDENIVEVPLTVQYKISNLQDFVLNVDQPEVSLQHATESALRHVVGSTEMDQVLTEGRELMASEIKERLQRFLDNYRTGITVTQVNVQSAAAPREVQEAFDDVIRAREDEQRAKNQAEAYANAVVPEARGQAQRIIEDANGYRDEVIARAQGEADRFSKLLVEYHKAPEVTRQRLYLETMQDVLANTSKVLVSGKDGQSNLLYLPLDKMIDNRGASPAPVAPAASAAASGSDLGSRVASDLQQRNSRSRESR, encoded by the coding sequence ATGGCTTGGAACGAGCCGGGTGGCAACTCGAATAACCAGGACCCCTGGGGCGGACGCCGCGGTGGCGACCGCAAAGGGCCACCGGACCTGGACGAGGCCTTCCGCAAGCTGCAGGACAGCCTGAACGGATTGTTCGGCAGCGGCAAGAAACGTGGCGGCGGCGACGAGGATGGCGGCCGGTCGGGCGGTTTCGGCCTGCTTGGTATCGGTATTGCCCTGCTTGCCGTGGTCTGGCTGTACAGCGCCGTCTATGTGGTGGACGAGCAGGAGCAGGCTGTGGTGCTGCGCTTTGGCAAGTACTACGAGACCGTCGGCCCTGGCCTGAACATCTACTTCCCGCCATTCGACCGCAAGTTCCAGGAGAACGTCACCCGCGAGCGTGCCTACAGCAAGCAGGGTCAGATGCTCACCGAGGACGAGAACATCGTCGAAGTGCCGCTCACTGTTCAGTACAAGATCAGCAATCTCCAGGACTTCGTGCTGAATGTCGACCAGCCTGAGGTCAGCCTGCAGCACGCCACCGAAAGCGCACTGCGGCATGTGGTCGGCTCCACTGAGATGGACCAGGTGCTGACCGAAGGCCGCGAGCTGATGGCCAGTGAGATCAAGGAGCGCCTGCAGCGCTTCCTCGACAACTACCGCACCGGTATCACCGTCACCCAGGTCAACGTGCAGAGCGCGGCTGCCCCGCGTGAAGTGCAGGAAGCCTTTGACGACGTGATTCGTGCTCGCGAAGACGAGCAGCGCGCCAAGAACCAGGCTGAGGCCTACGCCAATGCCGTGGTGCCCGAGGCTCGTGGCCAGGCCCAGCGCATCATCGAAGATGCCAACGGCTACCGCGATGAAGTGATCGCTCGCGCCCAGGGTGAGGCCGACCGCTTCAGCAAGTTGCTCGTCGAGTACCATAAGGCACCGGAAGTCACGCGTCAGCGCCTGTATCTGGAAACCATGCAGGACGTGCTGGCTAATACCAGCAAAGTGCTGGTGTCCGGCAAGGATGGTCAGAGCAACCTGCTCTACCTGCCGCTGGACAAGATGATCGACAACCGTGGCGCCAGCCCCGCGCCGGTAGCACCGGCCGCATCGGCTGCCGCAAGCGGCAGCGATCTCGGCTCGCGCGTTGCCTCTGATTTGCAGCAGCGCAATTCGCGTTCCAGGGAGAGTCGCTGA
- a CDS encoding ATP phosphoribosyltransferase regulatory subunit, translating to MATVDRWLLPDGIEEVLPPEAARIEAARRQVLDLFQRWGYDFVVTPHIEYLESLLTGAGQDLDLRTFKVTDPQSGHLMGFRADITPQVARIDAHTLRREGPNRLCYAGSVLHAQPRALSTSRSPIQLGAELYGDASPASDVEVISLMLEMLDLAAVPDVHMDLGHVGIYRGLAQAAGLSGEVERSLFDALQRKAVDEVAELTDDLPHELASMLRSLAELCGSREVLDLAQGVLMDAPAEVHRALDELIAIADALELRYPELPLYFDLGELRGYHYHTGVVFAAFVPGVGQSIAQGGRYDDIGADFGRARPATGFSTDLKTLVTLGNMVLDQPVPGIWAPDSHDPYLWYEVKRLRADGQRVVQALPGQEVASAREAECDRQLVLRDGRWQVAALS from the coding sequence ATGGCAACGGTAGATCGCTGGCTGCTGCCAGACGGTATCGAAGAAGTACTGCCGCCCGAGGCGGCACGCATCGAGGCAGCCCGCCGCCAGGTGCTGGACCTGTTCCAGCGTTGGGGCTACGACTTCGTGGTCACTCCGCATATCGAATATCTCGAGTCCCTGCTGACCGGTGCCGGTCAGGACCTCGACCTGCGGACCTTCAAGGTGACCGACCCGCAGTCGGGCCACCTCATGGGTTTTCGCGCGGACATCACGCCGCAGGTGGCGCGTATTGACGCGCATACCCTGCGCCGTGAAGGCCCGAATCGTCTGTGCTACGCCGGCAGCGTGTTGCATGCCCAACCGCGTGCGCTGTCCACGTCGCGCAGTCCGATCCAGCTGGGTGCTGAACTGTACGGCGACGCCAGCCCGGCCAGCGACGTGGAAGTCATCAGTCTGATGCTGGAAATGCTCGATCTGGCCGCCGTGCCAGATGTGCACATGGACCTCGGTCATGTCGGCATCTACCGTGGGCTGGCCCAGGCCGCCGGCCTGTCCGGCGAAGTCGAGCGCAGCCTGTTCGACGCCCTGCAGCGCAAGGCGGTGGACGAGGTGGCCGAGCTCACTGACGACCTGCCCCATGAGCTGGCCTCCATGCTCCGCTCCCTGGCCGAGCTCTGCGGCAGCCGAGAGGTGCTGGATCTGGCCCAGGGTGTCCTGATGGATGCGCCCGCCGAAGTGCACCGCGCGCTTGATGAGCTGATCGCCATCGCCGACGCGCTGGAGCTGCGCTATCCCGAGCTGCCGCTCTATTTCGACCTGGGCGAGCTGCGCGGCTATCACTATCACACCGGAGTGGTTTTTGCGGCTTTCGTGCCGGGCGTCGGGCAGTCCATTGCCCAAGGCGGTCGCTATGACGACATCGGCGCCGACTTCGGTCGCGCCCGCCCCGCCACCGGCTTCTCCACCGACCTGAAGACCCTGGTGACCCTGGGCAACATGGTTCTGGATCAGCCGGTTCCCGGCATCTGGGCACCGGACAGCCACGACCCCTACCTTTGGTACGAGGTCAAGCGCCTGCGCGCCGATGGCCAGCGCGTGGTGCAGGCCCTGCCGGGTCAGGAAGTTGCGAGTGCGCGGGAGGCTGAATGCGATCGCCAGCTGGTCCTGCGTGACGGGCGCTGGCAGGTGGCGGCGCTTTCCTGA
- a CDS encoding adenylosuccinate synthase, translated as MGKNVVVLGTQWGDEGKGKIVDLLTDQAAAVVRYQGGHNAGHTLVIDGEKTVLHLIPSGILRSNVECLIGNGVVVAPDALMREITKLEEKGVPVRERLRISPACTLILPYHVALDQAREKARGDAKIGTTGRGIGPAYEDKVARRGLRIGDLFHRERFAAKLGELLDYHNFVLQHYYKEPAVDFQKTLDEALAYAELLKPMMTDVAARLHQLRKQGAYIMFEGAQGSLLDIDHGTYPYVTSSNTTAGGTATGSGFGPLYLDYILGITKAYTTRVGSGPFPTELFDDTGAYLAKRGHEFGSTTGRARRCGWFDAVILRRAIEINSLSGLCLTKLDVLDGLETIRICTGYKGANGELLEDAPTDADSYIGLQPVYEEMPGWSESTVGAKSLDELPANAVAYIKRVEELVGAPIDIISTGPDRNETIILRHPYA; from the coding sequence ATGGGTAAGAATGTCGTAGTCCTGGGCACCCAGTGGGGTGATGAGGGTAAGGGCAAGATCGTCGATCTGCTGACCGACCAGGCTGCCGCCGTCGTGCGTTATCAGGGCGGCCACAACGCCGGCCACACCCTGGTGATCGATGGCGAGAAGACCGTGCTGCACCTGATCCCGTCCGGCATCCTGCGCTCGAACGTCGAGTGCCTGATCGGCAACGGCGTGGTGGTCGCTCCCGATGCGCTGATGCGCGAAATCACCAAGCTGGAAGAGAAAGGCGTACCGGTGCGCGAGCGCCTGCGCATCAGCCCGGCTTGCACCCTGATCCTGCCGTACCACGTAGCCCTGGACCAGGCGCGTGAAAAGGCCCGTGGCGACGCCAAGATCGGTACCACCGGTCGCGGTATCGGCCCGGCCTATGAAGACAAGGTCGCTCGTCGCGGCCTGCGCATCGGCGACCTGTTCCACCGCGAGCGCTTCGCCGCCAAGCTGGGCGAGCTGCTGGACTACCACAACTTCGTCCTGCAGCACTATTACAAAGAGCCGGCGGTCGACTTCCAGAAGACGCTGGACGAGGCTCTGGCCTACGCTGAGCTGCTCAAGCCGATGATGACCGACGTCGCCGCGCGCCTGCACCAGCTGCGCAAGCAAGGCGCCTACATCATGTTCGAAGGCGCCCAGGGCTCGCTGCTGGACATCGACCACGGCACCTACCCTTACGTGACCAGCTCCAACACCACCGCTGGCGGTACCGCTACGGGTTCCGGCTTCGGTCCGCTGTACCTGGATTACATCCTCGGTATCACCAAGGCCTACACCACTCGTGTGGGTTCCGGCCCGTTCCCGACCGAGCTGTTTGACGACACCGGCGCCTACCTGGCCAAGCGTGGCCACGAGTTCGGTTCCACCACTGGCCGTGCCCGCCGTTGCGGCTGGTTCGACGCCGTGATCCTGCGTCGCGCCATCGAGATCAACAGCCTCTCCGGCCTCTGCCTGACCAAGCTGGATGTGCTCGACGGCCTGGAAACCATCCGTATCTGCACCGGCTACAAGGGCGCCAATGGCGAACTGCTGGAAGATGCCCCGACCGACGCCGACAGCTATATCGGCCTGCAGCCGGTGTATGAAGAAATGCCGGGCTGGAGCGAATCCACCGTCGGCGCCAAGAGCCTGGACGAGCTGCCGGCCAATGCCGTGGCTTACATCAAGCGTGTGGAAGAGCTGGTGGGCGCGCCCATCGACATCATCTCCACCGGTCCGGACCGTAACGAGACCATCATCCTGCGTCACCCGTACGCCTGA
- the rnr gene encoding ribonuclease R: MADWQNLDPEAAREAEKYENPIPSRELILQRLDERGAPASREQLVEEFGLTSDEQLEALRRRLRAMERDGQLIYTRRGTYAPVDKLDLICGRVSGHRDGFGFLIPDDGSEDLFLSPAQMRLVFDGDRALARVSGVDRRGRREGALVEIIERAHETLVGRFFEESGIARVVADNPKIQQEVLVPHGKQGDASHGQFVQVKIEQWPSNFRLAQGEVVEVLGDYMAPGMEIEVALRSYDIPHEWPAAVVKEAAKLKPEVAEKDKEKRIDLRDLPLVTIDGEDARDFDDAVYAEARKGGGWRLIVAIADVSHYVKVGSALDEEAANRGNSVYFPEKVIPMLPEVLSNGLCSLNPLVDRLAMVCDMTLSRAGKLTGYEFYEAVIHSHARLTYTKVSQFLETPDSTEAKLFGEQLPHLVKPLQQLYKLYKVLLAARQVRGAIDFETQETRIVFSADRKISEILPTQRNDAHKLIEECMLCANVATARFLQQHEIPALYRVHDGPPSERLDKLRQFLAELGLTLNRGKSEPTPSDYQALLETVRDRPDFHLIQTVMLRSLSQAVYSPDNEGHFGLNYDAYTHFTSPIRRYPDLLVHRAIRGLIRSKRASDHVRRAGAAAMPKARIYPYDEPRLAQLGEQCSMTERRADEATRDVTNWLKCEYMRDRVGETFPGVISAVTGFGIFVELIDIYVEGLVHVTALPGDYYHFDPIHHRLSGERSGRSFRLGDEVEVVVARVDLDERKIDFELSENVLTAPVGRKNRGADKPVSAKAKTKAVAEPRVGKGRSRGAKAVARAAVQEKPWHEPQAAVTSRRHRSGKVQALPAVPPEMLAQAEEMLGNTDVNRSRALKQALLSEARQGAKASKGTRPAQAPLDKPARGKANSEAKPPKKKAKAAKAKAANKPTKHRKGPPKPKAPGNKVKK, from the coding sequence ATGGCCGATTGGCAGAACCTCGACCCCGAGGCCGCTCGCGAGGCGGAAAAATACGAAAACCCCATCCCCAGTCGCGAACTGATCCTGCAGCGCCTCGACGAGCGGGGCGCGCCGGCCAGCCGGGAACAGTTGGTAGAAGAATTCGGCCTGACCAGCGATGAACAGCTGGAGGCCCTGCGCCGCCGCCTCCGCGCCATGGAGCGCGACGGTCAACTTATCTATACCCGTCGAGGCACCTACGCACCGGTGGACAAGCTCGACCTCATCTGCGGCCGCGTCAGTGGCCACCGCGACGGCTTCGGCTTCCTCATCCCGGACGATGGCTCCGAAGACCTCTTCCTCAGTCCGGCGCAAATGCGTCTGGTGTTCGATGGCGACCGCGCCTTGGCCCGGGTATCCGGCGTCGACCGCCGTGGCCGTCGCGAAGGCGCCCTGGTGGAGATCATCGAGCGCGCCCATGAAACCCTGGTGGGTCGCTTCTTCGAGGAGAGCGGCATTGCCCGTGTGGTTGCCGACAACCCGAAGATCCAGCAGGAAGTCCTGGTTCCCCATGGCAAGCAGGGCGACGCCAGCCACGGTCAATTCGTCCAGGTGAAGATCGAGCAATGGCCGAGCAATTTCCGCCTCGCTCAGGGTGAAGTGGTTGAGGTGCTGGGCGACTACATGGCGCCGGGCATGGAGATCGAAGTCGCCCTGCGCAGCTACGACATCCCCCACGAGTGGCCCGCCGCCGTGGTCAAGGAAGCCGCCAAGCTCAAGCCCGAAGTGGCCGAGAAGGACAAGGAGAAGCGCATCGACCTGCGCGACCTGCCGCTGGTCACCATCGATGGCGAGGACGCCCGCGACTTCGACGACGCCGTCTACGCCGAGGCCCGCAAGGGCGGTGGCTGGCGCCTGATTGTCGCCATCGCCGACGTCTCCCACTATGTAAAGGTGGGTTCGGCCCTGGACGAGGAAGCGGCCAATCGCGGCAACTCGGTGTACTTCCCGGAGAAGGTCATTCCGATGTTGCCGGAGGTGCTCTCCAACGGCCTCTGCTCCCTGAACCCGCTGGTCGATCGCCTGGCGATGGTCTGCGACATGACCCTCTCCCGCGCCGGCAAGCTCACGGGCTACGAGTTCTACGAGGCGGTCATCCATTCCCATGCGCGGCTCACCTACACCAAGGTCAGCCAGTTCCTGGAAACCCCGGACTCCACCGAAGCGAAGCTGTTCGGCGAGCAGTTGCCCCACCTGGTCAAGCCGCTCCAGCAGCTCTACAAGCTCTACAAGGTGCTACTGGCTGCCCGCCAGGTGCGTGGCGCCATCGACTTCGAGACCCAGGAAACCCGCATCGTATTCAGTGCCGATCGCAAGATCTCCGAGATCCTGCCGACCCAGCGCAACGATGCCCACAAGCTGATCGAGGAATGCATGCTGTGCGCCAACGTGGCCACCGCGCGTTTCCTCCAGCAGCATGAGATCCCGGCGCTCTACCGTGTCCACGACGGTCCGCCCAGCGAGCGACTGGACAAGCTGCGGCAATTCCTGGCCGAGCTTGGCCTGACCCTCAATCGTGGCAAGAGCGAGCCGACCCCCAGCGACTACCAGGCGCTGCTGGAGACGGTCCGTGATCGCCCCGACTTCCACCTGATCCAGACGGTGATGCTGCGCTCCCTGAGTCAGGCGGTGTACAGCCCTGATAACGAAGGGCACTTCGGCCTCAATTACGACGCCTACACCCACTTCACCTCGCCCATCCGCCGCTACCCGGACCTGCTGGTGCACCGTGCCATCCGTGGCCTGATCCGCTCCAAGCGGGCCAGCGACCACGTGCGCAGGGCCGGAGCGGCAGCCATGCCCAAGGCGCGCATCTATCCCTACGATGAGCCGCGCCTGGCGCAGCTTGGCGAGCAGTGCTCGATGACCGAGCGCCGTGCCGACGAGGCCACCCGCGATGTCACCAACTGGCTGAAGTGCGAGTACATGCGTGACCGCGTGGGTGAGACCTTCCCGGGCGTGATCTCGGCGGTGACCGGCTTCGGCATCTTCGTCGAGCTGATCGACATCTATGTAGAAGGCCTCGTGCATGTCACGGCATTGCCGGGCGACTACTACCACTTCGATCCTATTCACCATCGCCTTTCCGGCGAGCGCAGCGGCCGCAGCTTCCGCTTGGGCGACGAGGTGGAAGTGGTGGTGGCGCGCGTCGATCTGGACGAACGCAAGATCGACTTCGAGCTCTCGGAAAACGTGCTGACTGCGCCTGTCGGTCGCAAGAATCGTGGTGCGGACAAACCCGTATCCGCCAAGGCCAAGACCAAAGCCGTGGCCGAGCCCCGTGTCGGCAAGGGACGGAGTCGTGGTGCCAAGGCCGTCGCGCGTGCCGCTGTCCAGGAGAAACCCTGGCATGAACCCCAGGCGGCGGTGACGTCACGTCGGCACCGTTCCGGCAAGGTCCAGGCGCTGCCGGCCGTGCCACCTGAGATGCTGGCCCAGGCCGAAGAAATGCTCGGCAATACCGATGTGAACAGGAGTCGCGCCCTCAAGCAGGCCCTGCTCAGCGAGGCGCGCCAGGGCGCCAAGGCCAGCAAGGGCACCCGCCCGGCCCAGGCTCCCCTCGACAAGCCGGCCAGGGGTAAGGCGAATTCGGAGGCCAAGCCGCCGAAGAAGAAGGCCAAGGCAGCCAAGGCAAAAGCCGCGAACAAACCCACGAAACACCGCAAAGGGCCGCCCAAGCCCAAGGCGCCCGGTAACAAGGTCAAGAAATGA
- the rlmB gene encoding 23S rRNA (guanosine(2251)-2'-O)-methyltransferase RlmB codes for MSQLEKVYGVHAVEALLRHHPKRVKQLWLAESRHDPRVQVLVDLAGQHRIAVGHKDRHELDEWAEGVHQGVVAEVSPSQVWGENMLDELLERTPGAPLLLALDGVTDPHNLGACLRTADAAGVLAVIVPKDKSATLNATVRKVACGAAEVMPLVAVTNLSRTLEKLQKKGLWVVGTAGEAEQEVYDQDMTGPTVLVMGAEGKGMRRLTREHCDYLVKLPMAGSVSSLNVSVATGVCLFEAVRQRKAKRQ; via the coding sequence ATGAGTCAGTTGGAAAAGGTCTACGGCGTGCATGCCGTGGAAGCGCTGCTGCGCCATCACCCCAAACGCGTCAAGCAGCTGTGGCTGGCCGAGAGCCGGCATGACCCTCGAGTCCAGGTCCTGGTCGACCTGGCCGGGCAGCATCGCATCGCGGTGGGCCACAAGGACCGTCACGAGCTGGACGAGTGGGCCGAAGGCGTCCACCAGGGCGTGGTGGCCGAGGTCAGTCCCAGCCAGGTCTGGGGCGAGAACATGCTCGACGAGCTGCTGGAACGCACCCCTGGAGCCCCGCTGCTGCTGGCTCTGGATGGTGTCACCGACCCGCACAACCTCGGGGCCTGCCTGCGCACCGCCGACGCCGCGGGCGTGCTGGCGGTGATCGTGCCCAAGGACAAGTCCGCCACCCTCAACGCCACGGTTCGCAAGGTGGCCTGCGGCGCGGCCGAGGTGATGCCGCTGGTGGCAGTGACCAACCTCTCGCGCACCCTGGAAAAGCTGCAGAAAAAAGGTCTGTGGGTGGTGGGGACCGCCGGTGAGGCGGAGCAGGAAGTCTACGACCAGGACATGACCGGTCCGACCGTGCTGGTCATGGGCGCCGAGGGTAAGGGGATGCGTCGCCTGACCCGTGAGCACTGCGACTACCTGGTGAAGCTGCCCATGGCCGGCAGCGTCAGCAGCCTCAACGTCTCGGTGGCCACCGGGGTCTGCCTGTTCGAGGCAGTCCGCCAGCGGAAAGCAAAGCGCCAATAA
- the hflC gene encoding protease modulator HflC, whose amino-acid sequence MSNKSLFALIGGVVAALLLWSSLYIVSQTEKAVLLQFGRIVEADVQPGLHFKIPYVNQVRKFDARLLTLDSPTQRFLTLEKKAVMVDAYAKWRVADAERFYTATSGMKQIADERLSRRLEAGLRDQFGKRTLHEVVSGERDALMADITAALNRMASKELGIEVVDVRVKAIDLPKEVNRSVFERMSTEREREAREHRAKGSELAEGIRADADRQRRVLLAEAYREAEETRGDGDAKAAAIYAKAYGQDQEFYAFYRSLQAYRESFGNKSDVMVLDPNSEFFRYLDKAAR is encoded by the coding sequence ATGAGCAATAAATCGCTGTTTGCCCTGATCGGTGGCGTGGTAGCGGCCCTGCTTCTGTGGAGCAGCCTGTACATCGTGTCGCAGACCGAAAAGGCAGTCCTGCTGCAGTTCGGCCGTATCGTCGAGGCTGACGTACAGCCAGGCCTGCACTTCAAGATTCCGTACGTCAACCAGGTGCGCAAGTTCGACGCCCGCCTGCTGACCCTGGATTCCCCGACCCAGCGCTTCCTCACCTTGGAGAAGAAAGCGGTGATGGTGGATGCCTACGCCAAGTGGCGCGTGGCTGATGCTGAGCGTTTCTACACCGCGACTTCCGGCATGAAGCAGATCGCCGACGAGCGTCTGTCCCGTCGTCTCGAAGCAGGCCTGCGCGATCAGTTCGGCAAGCGCACCCTGCACGAGGTGGTGTCCGGCGAGCGCGACGCGCTGATGGCTGACATCACGGCGGCCCTCAACCGCATGGCCAGCAAGGAGCTGGGCATCGAGGTGGTGGACGTGCGGGTCAAGGCCATCGACCTGCCCAAGGAAGTGAACCGCAGCGTCTTCGAGCGCATGAGCACTGAGCGTGAGCGTGAAGCTCGTGAGCACCGCGCCAAGGGTTCGGAGCTGGCCGAAGGCATTCGCGCCGACGCCGACCGTCAGCGCCGTGTGCTGCTGGCCGAGGCCTATCGCGAGGCCGAAGAAACTCGCGGTGATGGCGACGCCAAAGCTGCTGCGATCTACGCCAAGGCCTACGGTCAGGACCAGGAGTTCTATGCCTTCTACCGCAGCCTCCAGGCCTATCGCGAAAGCTTTGGCAACAAGAGCGACGTGATGGTGCTGGACCCCAATAGCGAATTCTTCCGCTATCTGGACAAGGCCGCACGCTGA
- a CDS encoding methyl-accepting chemotaxis protein, with product MSAILSLLQSRLLRPVFVALGIALLVQVMVAVALTRGTVNSLVDELGVRLGGDTQRLAGDLEQAGQEVSGSLGALSTKTRERLSSALTERLQQEQGQLRQTLEQNLKESANDLAQLLAAVAPRAMWDNDVPTLSEFARRAQRNPNVLFVVYDDAQGQHLTRYLNRENPQIKALLAKGQGDRALDKVLSAAANDSSVYLVEASISPNGVEIGKVRMGVSTAGVEQQLKALDQRFSALIASGGELVGESLAGAATESSAALTARLQSARETAVSMSVGTRQAVESAAGELRWRIGLGLALVGLGVLLVLAVVLGRRVVVRLRLLIDALNDLAAGEGDLTRRVKLDSRDEVGEMAAAVNRFVDKLQPIVREAGDVAQRTGLEIKALSERSQSAEAAAHRQRSEVEGSLSALAGMVAEAQAESQAMQDALRQVGEIRQAAQDNAAIARKVGGLIETLEARVQNGSEVIERLARQSEQIEMVLSVIHGIAEQTNLLALNAAIEAARAGESGRGFAVVADEVRALASKTQQSTGDIQEHIAALQTGAREAVSAISQARERAVEGLEALRDSERLQHSVQQAVEQVHGAVQAAARAAEHQAAGADGVRGRVDVIHAEASLAAEAVAATASSGRVLAGLADQLKASLGQFRA from the coding sequence GTGTCAGCCATTCTGTCCCTGTTGCAAAGCCGTCTGCTGCGTCCGGTCTTCGTTGCCCTTGGCATTGCCCTGCTGGTGCAGGTCATGGTGGCCGTCGCCCTGACCCGGGGCACCGTGAATTCCCTGGTGGATGAATTAGGTGTGCGCCTGGGAGGCGATACCCAGCGTCTAGCGGGGGATCTGGAGCAGGCAGGACAGGAAGTGTCCGGTAGCCTGGGTGCGCTCTCCACCAAGACCCGCGAGCGCCTGAGTAGCGCACTCACCGAGCGTCTTCAGCAGGAGCAGGGTCAGTTGCGCCAGACCCTCGAGCAGAATCTCAAGGAGTCGGCCAATGACCTGGCCCAACTGCTCGCTGCCGTGGCGCCGCGGGCAATGTGGGACAACGACGTACCCACCCTGTCCGAGTTCGCGCGGCGTGCCCAGCGCAATCCCAATGTGCTCTTTGTCGTCTACGACGATGCCCAAGGCCAGCACCTGACCCGTTACCTCAATCGCGAGAACCCGCAGATCAAGGCATTGCTGGCCAAGGGGCAGGGTGATCGGGCGCTGGACAAGGTGCTGAGCGCGGCGGCCAATGATTCGTCCGTCTACCTGGTGGAGGCTTCCATCAGTCCCAATGGCGTGGAGATCGGCAAGGTACGCATGGGCGTTTCCACTGCCGGCGTGGAGCAGCAACTCAAGGCGCTGGACCAGCGCTTCTCGGCTCTGATTGCCAGTGGTGGTGAGTTGGTGGGCGAAAGCCTCGCCGGCGCCGCTACCGAGAGCAGTGCGGCGCTGACTGCGCGGCTGCAGTCGGCGCGTGAGACGGCCGTCAGCATGAGTGTTGGCACCCGTCAGGCGGTGGAGTCGGCGGCAGGTGAGCTGCGCTGGCGCATCGGCCTGGGGCTTGCGCTGGTAGGGCTTGGCGTGTTGCTGGTGTTGGCGGTTGTGCTGGGGCGTCGCGTGGTGGTGCGCCTGCGCCTGCTGATCGATGCCCTGAACGACCTGGCTGCCGGGGAAGGGGATCTGACCCGTCGGGTCAAACTGGACAGCCGCGACGAGGTGGGTGAAATGGCCGCGGCGGTGAACCGCTTCGTCGACAAGCTGCAGCCCATCGTCCGCGAAGCAGGCGACGTGGCGCAGCGTACCGGCCTGGAAATCAAGGCGCTCTCCGAGCGCAGCCAGTCCGCTGAGGCGGCGGCCCATCGTCAGCGCAGCGAAGTGGAAGGCAGCCTCAGTGCGTTGGCGGGCATGGTGGCCGAGGCCCAGGCCGAGAGCCAGGCGATGCAGGATGCCTTGCGCCAGGTGGGCGAAATCCGCCAGGCCGCCCAGGACAATGCGGCCATTGCGCGCAAGGTGGGCGGATTGATCGAAACCCTGGAGGCTCGCGTGCAGAACGGCTCCGAGGTGATCGAGCGGCTGGCGCGGCAGAGCGAACAGATCGAGATGGTGCTGTCGGTCATCCACGGTATTGCTGAGCAGACCAACCTGCTGGCGCTGAATGCTGCGATCGAGGCCGCGCGGGCAGGAGAGAGCGGTCGCGGGTTCGCGGTGGTAGCCGACGAAGTCCGGGCCCTGGCCAGCAAGACCCAGCAGTCCACCGGCGATATCCAGGAGCATATCGCGGCCCTGCAGACCGGGGCCCGTGAGGCCGTTTCGGCCATTTCCCAGGCCCGCGAGCGTGCCGTGGAAGGGTTGGAGGCTCTGCGCGACAGCGAGCGTCTGCAGCACAGCGTGCAGCAGGCCGTGGAACAGGTCCATGGCGCGGTGCAGGCAGCTGCTCGTGCTGCCGAGCATCAGGCGGCCGGGGCTGACGGCGTGCGGGGGCGGGTGGATGTGATCCATGCCGAGGCCAGTCTGGCGGCCGAGGCGGTTGCCGCCACCGCCAGCAGCGGGCGAGTGCTTGCCGGCTTGGCCGATCAGCTCAAGGCCAGCCTGGGTCAGTTCAGGGCGTAG